Proteins found in one Pyrus communis chromosome 15, drPyrComm1.1, whole genome shotgun sequence genomic segment:
- the LOC137718003 gene encoding autophagy protein 5-like produces the protein MDMEAQRFVWDGAIPLQIHLHESDVATLPAPPPALILAPRIGYLPLLASLLKPYFSSALPPRLDTIWFEYKGLPLKWYIPTGVLFDLLCAEPERPWNLTVHFRGYPGNILIPCDDEDTVKWSFINSLKEAAYIINGNCKNVMNMSQPDQVELWRSVLNGNLESYFRVSSKLKLGTVGEEWAAKNLCAPKSRPNMGETDVSGQVKAGRVPVRLYVWRVGEDFVDFEDAPQIDSWDKISYINRPVEIQGGEGGRCFTLNDAVKSLLPEYFPDKSLINEESPTVAEEDEQKVSAEDAKAEEEVEKSGEQTESGNKYDDAEIKLVRIQGIEPKLEIPFSWVANNLLNPEHFLHICVYLKVPQVSTM, from the exons CCTGCTCCGCCACCTGCCCTG ATCTTAGCTCCTCGGATTGGGTACCTGCCATTGTTGGCCTCACTTCTAAAACCTTACTTCAGCTCTGCACTTCCTCCTCGCTTAGACACCATTTGGTTCGAGTACAAAGGCTTACCTTTGAAATG GTATATACCGACAGGAGTTCTGTTTGATCTTCTATGTGCGGAACCAGAAAGACCTTGGAATCTCACG GTGCATTTTAGAGGATATCCGGGGAACATATTGATTCCTTGTGATGATGAAGATACTGTAAAGTGGAGCTTTATTAATTCTTTGAAAGAG GCTGCATATATAATCAATGGAAACTGTAAGAATGTGATGAACATGTCTCAACCAGATCAGGTGGAGCTCTGGCGTTCAGTCTTAAATG GTAATTTGGAATCCTACTTCCGTGTATCTTCCAAACTTAAGCTTGGAACAGTTGGGGAAGAATGGGCAGCAAAGAATTTATGCGCTCCAAAATCCAGACCAAATATGGGTGAAACTGATGTTTCTGGACAAGTGAAGGCAG GTCGAGTTCCAGTTCGCTTATATGTTTGGAGAGTCGGTgaggattttgttgattttgaaGATGCACCTCAGATTGATAGCTGGGACAAAATCTCTTACATTAACCGGCCTGTTGAAATACAAGGAGGAGAAGGAG GTAGATGCTTCACTCTAAACGATGCAGTCAAGAGCCTTTTGCCAGAGTATTTTCCTGACAAATCCTTGATCAATGAAGAATCACCGACAGTAGCTGAAGAGGATGAACAAAAAGTTTCCGCTGAAGATGCAAAGGCCGAAGAGGAAGTAGAAAAGTCAGGTGAACAAACAGAGTCTGGGAACAAATATGATGATGCCGAAATCAAGCTGGTCCGTATCCAAGGTATTGAACCGAAATTGGAGATACCGTTCTCTTGGGTGGCAAACAACTTGCTGAACCCCGAGCACTTTCTTCATATCTGTGTGTATTTGAAAGTACCACAAGTTAGTACCATGTGA